A single window of Methylocella tundrae DNA harbors:
- the treZ gene encoding malto-oligosyltrehalose trehalohydrolase, protein MSARVHRTPGGAVLEPNGCVRFRLWAPAAEKVGLLLNERAMPLPMTLKPGGWHELVANAEPGSRYQFVMADGARVPDPVSRFQPYDIHGPSEVIDAASYRWSTNWTGRHWSEIVLYELHIGAFTKDGTFRAAMGKLGHLAALGVTAIEIMPVADFPGRRNWGYDGALLYAPDSSYGRPEDFKALVEAAHGCGIAVLLDVVYNHFGPEGNYLPLYAPEFFNKGRTTPWGDAINYDGAGSEAVREFVIHNALYWLEEFYLDGLRFDATHAIIDESARHVLDEIAERARAFTDRPIHLLLENEENETRRIAPEACAPPHFTAQWNDDLHHVLHVAATRERSGYYADYQGRTDLLAAALAEGFAYQGEIMPYRGAPRGEPSAFLPPSAFVAFIQNHDQIGNRAFGERLGMIAPAHVMRALSAVYLLLPQIPMMFMGEEWGAQQPFPFFCDFEGDLAEAVRKGRREEFARFPEFADPKQRERIPDPLAEATFESAKLDWSRMDQAHCERYRALISVRKREITPRLNQITRGGESVIHGESAVEVRWSAGANETLTLAANLSDRRIAFPPSRGRSLWSEGPCEPALGPWSVRWSLEAPQ, encoded by the coding sequence ATGAGCGCGCGCGTTCATCGCACGCCAGGCGGCGCTGTGCTCGAGCCAAACGGCTGCGTGCGTTTTCGCCTCTGGGCGCCTGCAGCTGAAAAAGTCGGCCTGCTGCTGAACGAACGCGCCATGCCGCTACCCATGACACTGAAGCCCGGCGGCTGGCATGAGCTCGTGGCAAACGCGGAGCCCGGCAGCCGCTACCAATTTGTGATGGCTGACGGCGCGAGGGTTCCAGATCCCGTTTCTCGCTTCCAGCCGTATGATATACATGGCCCAAGCGAGGTCATTGACGCGGCATCCTATCGATGGTCGACAAACTGGACCGGCAGGCATTGGAGCGAGATCGTTCTTTATGAGCTGCATATCGGCGCTTTCACCAAGGACGGCACGTTTCGAGCCGCCATGGGAAAGCTCGGCCATCTCGCCGCGCTGGGCGTCACCGCGATCGAGATTATGCCGGTCGCGGATTTTCCGGGCCGGCGCAATTGGGGCTATGACGGCGCGCTGCTCTATGCGCCGGACTCGTCCTACGGCCGCCCCGAAGACTTCAAGGCGCTGGTCGAGGCCGCGCATGGGTGCGGAATCGCGGTACTGCTCGACGTCGTTTACAATCATTTCGGACCGGAGGGAAACTACCTTCCTCTCTATGCTCCCGAATTCTTCAACAAAGGGCGGACGACGCCCTGGGGCGACGCCATCAACTACGACGGCGCCGGAAGCGAGGCTGTCCGGGAGTTCGTCATTCACAATGCATTATACTGGCTCGAAGAGTTCTATCTCGATGGCCTGCGCTTCGACGCAACCCACGCGATCATCGACGAAAGCGCCAGGCATGTTCTTGACGAAATCGCCGAACGCGCGCGCGCCTTTACGGATCGGCCGATTCATTTGCTGCTGGAAAACGAGGAAAATGAAACGCGGCGCATCGCGCCTGAGGCCTGCGCCCCGCCCCACTTCACGGCGCAATGGAATGATGATCTTCATCATGTATTGCACGTCGCGGCGACGCGCGAGCGCAGCGGCTATTACGCCGATTACCAAGGCCGCACGGATCTGCTCGCCGCGGCGCTGGCCGAGGGTTTCGCTTATCAGGGCGAGATCATGCCCTATCGAGGCGCGCCGCGCGGCGAACCTTCGGCGTTCCTGCCCCCGAGCGCTTTTGTCGCTTTCATTCAGAACCATGACCAGATCGGCAATCGGGCCTTTGGCGAGCGTCTCGGGATGATAGCGCCGGCCCATGTCATGCGCGCGCTTTCCGCCGTCTATCTGCTGTTGCCGCAGATCCCTATGATGTTTATGGGAGAGGAATGGGGCGCTCAGCAACCCTTCCCGTTCTTCTGTGATTTCGAGGGGGACCTCGCCGAGGCCGTGCGCAAAGGCCGTCGTGAGGAGTTCGCGCGCTTTCCTGAATTCGCCGATCCAAAACAGCGCGAGCGCATTCCAGATCCGCTCGCCGAAGCGACGTTCGAAAGCGCGAAGCTCGACTGGTCCCGCATGGACCAGGCCCATTGCGAGCGATACCGAGCGCTGATCTCTGTCCGCAAGCGTGAGATCACGCCCCGGCTGAATCAAATTACGCGCGGCGGCGAAAGCGTCATTCACGGGGAGAGCGCTGTTGAAGTGCGTTGGAGCGCAGGCGCCAATGAGACACTGACGCTGGCGGCTAATCTTTCGGACAGGCGGATTGCCTTTCCGCCGTCGCGCGGTCGCAGCCTCTGGTCCGAAGGCCCTTGCGAACCCGCCCTCGGGCCGTGGTCGGTGCGCTGGTCGCTGGAGGCGCCGCAATGA